A window from Sphingobacterium hotanense encodes these proteins:
- the asnA gene encoding aspartate--ammonia ligase: MGRHILKREQAITFVKETFATKLKQALNLIPVSSPIVVLDGTGINDDLNGIERPVSFPIKSLQDQRAVVVHSLAKWKRIRLKELELEPEEGILTDMRALRPDEDYSPIHSIYVDQWDWEKSILSGNRNLAYLKETVEKIYQVIFDTEQAVNVQYPHIEPILPETIHFISAEELLQKYPNSTGKERENAIAKEYGAVFIYGIGGSLTNGEPHDGRAADYDDWSTGNEQGYHGLNGDILVWNPILNTAFELSSMGIRVDKKALLTQLEIRNSLDRQKLTFHQMLLNDLLPESIGGGIGQSRICMFMLKLEHIGQVQVSIWDQLKKTELLDKGVELL; this comes from the coding sequence ATGGGACGTCATATCTTAAAAAGAGAACAAGCAATTACGTTTGTTAAAGAAACGTTTGCGACAAAACTCAAGCAAGCCTTAAACTTAATTCCAGTATCATCACCAATCGTTGTATTGGATGGAACGGGTATTAACGATGATTTAAACGGAATTGAACGACCTGTTTCATTTCCAATCAAATCTTTACAAGACCAACGCGCGGTAGTAGTACACTCCTTGGCAAAGTGGAAAAGAATCCGCTTGAAGGAGCTGGAACTAGAACCAGAAGAAGGTATTTTAACCGATATGCGTGCTTTACGTCCTGACGAGGACTATTCACCTATCCACTCTATCTATGTAGATCAATGGGATTGGGAAAAATCTATACTCTCAGGAAATAGAAACTTAGCCTATCTAAAAGAAACGGTAGAGAAAATCTATCAGGTCATTTTCGACACAGAACAAGCGGTAAATGTGCAATATCCACATATTGAGCCCATTCTACCAGAAACTATCCATTTTATTTCCGCAGAGGAACTACTTCAAAAATACCCAAATAGTACAGGCAAAGAACGTGAGAACGCTATTGCGAAAGAGTACGGAGCGGTATTCATCTATGGAATCGGAGGTTCACTGACGAATGGAGAACCACATGACGGCCGCGCCGCTGATTATGACGATTGGAGCACCGGCAATGAACAAGGCTATCATGGCTTAAATGGTGATATTCTGGTTTGGAACCCTATCTTAAACACAGCATTTGAACTATCCTCTATGGGGATCCGTGTAGACAAGAAAGCCTTATTAACGCAGTTGGAAATCCGCAACAGCCTTGACCGTCAGAAATTGACTTTCCACCAGATGTTATTGAACGATTTGCTTCCGGAATCTATTGGCGGTGGAATCGGACAATCTCGAATCTGTATGTTTATGCTAAAACTGGAGCATATCGGACAGGTACAAGTGAGCATTTGGGATCAATTAAAAAAGACAGAACTTTTAGATAAAGGCGTAGAGCTTTTATAA